The genomic DNA CAGAAGCTGGTCTTTATCTACATACAATTTTGAAATTAGATTATAATCTGAAGCCATTGCAATTGACAATAATTCTGAGTGTGTATCAAAAAACGTAACCATTCCTTTTGTTGGAAGGACTTTTTTACCCCCTTGGGGACGCAAAAAATCAACCACTTCATGAAAAGTTTTTCCCGAAAAATCTTCATCGATACCACTATCTTTAATATAGTCCTTAACCCTTTTACAATATGCTAAAACCTTATCTCCGTCATAAATATCCATTAAAGTCCGAAAGCCAACTTTATCTGCCATCAAATTATGTGTAAGATTAAGCTCTTTGGTCTGTTCAACATCTAAAAAATCCCATCCCGAATATGCCTTCGCTTTATTAAGGCCATCGTTCTCACAGTTCGAAAAAAGAAAGCGGATCTTCCCCTCTTTTACTTTTCCTTCTGGAGACATATTAGGGGCATTCAGATCACCTGAAGGGTTCTGCTCAAGTCCATCTGTTCTTAATTTATTTGCAAGATCAATCACAAGCTGAGGATTTCGCCTGTTTTGTTCTTTTTTGACTTCATACAAAGAGCCTTCTTCTTTATAAGCATCCAGAACAGTTCCACGCCCTGTATAAATTGACTGCATTGCGTCACCGAAGAAGCCACGAACACAAGTCTTTTTGCTCTTATCTAGATGATCTAAAAGAATTTCAACAACCTGTTGCTGTGTATCTTGATACTCATCAACAAATATGAATGGATATTTGTCTTTAACTATACCGCATAAGAGAGGGTAAGAACTAAACATTTTATTAGCGACAATAAGAAGTTCATCATGAGATATAATTCCATTACCTATTTTAACAAACTCTTTGTACTGAATGCCATCGTCACACTGATCAAAATAGTCATCTGACAATGGTGTATGGTCGCTAACTTTAATTCGATGACATTCCTCATCATTAACAAGCAAAACTAACGTAGCTTTGAGCTCTTTCTGAAAGTGTTTAATATTACTCCACAAAAACTCATGTATAGTTGAAACATGTAGATTAGAGTGCCCAACCCTATCTTTAATTTCTCGAACGGCTGCATTGGTGTAAGTCATACAAGCAACAGTCTTAGTAGGAAATATTTCTAAAACCCTTTTTATTACTTGAACCAACGAATAGGTTTTACCACTCCCAGCTCCACCGCTCAGCAGAAAATTATTACCCTGAGCAATATGCTCCATAATTTGCTTAAAATCGTCGAGTGGTTCTTTTACTTGCGTAGCCATTCTAAACCTTCCCGAATGTAAATAGGAATTTCCCAGTTTGAAAAATTTTGGCCAGTGGCATCTGTTTCACTATTCAATAAAATTTCGATTGAAAATGAAGCCTTACTATTCACAGCTCTTTCTGCGAAATCAAAAACATCAATCTCATCATTTTCAAACAAATCAAGATATGTTGGTTTTAAAGAACAGAACGAATCTTTATTAGAAATTATAAATTCTTTATTAAGGTGAAAGAATGCATCTTCAAAACTGCGTGCATGATAGCCTTGTTCTTCGGTTTGAAATGTTACAGCCAAAGAACCAGCAACATCTTGCGCCCATTCCCCATCCCGTTTTAAGAAAACTTTTTCTTCAAACTTCAGCCCTTTAAAATAGTCGATATTACTTTCTTCTTCACGAGGATAAAAACTTTTCAAAGATGCATTTGATGTAAAACTAACCTCATGAGATGATGCAGGACACTTTACCGACTCCAACTTAGGATTACCGTTCTTATAAAATTGAGGATTGCCATCTTTATCAATCACCTCTTTTAAATATCCACAATCAATATCGGTAATAATAAGACATTTTTTCATCCCAATAAAATCAATAAAATGCTCAAAGATATGTGAATATGCTCCCACTTCGACAATAGAAATATTTTGCGACAATAAAGGTATGGATGAATCTTGCTGGTCAACTTTTTTCATAACCGCAGGAAGAAGAATTCTTTCAGTATCTCCTTCAATCAAAATTGCTTTATCCGCAAAAAACAACTCAGCCCGATTGAGGGTTAAATACTGTTTTAAAAAGCGATAACTTTTTTCTTCCCCTTTATCCGTATAATACTTTTCTAACTCACTTAAATTTCTTGCAACGACTGAATTTGGGGTTTC from Maridesulfovibrio frigidus DSM 17176 includes the following:
- a CDS encoding ATP-dependent helicase, coding for MATQVKEPLDDFKQIMEHIAQGNNFLLSGGAGSGKTYSLVQVIKRVLEIFPTKTVACMTYTNAAVREIKDRVGHSNLHVSTIHEFLWSNIKHFQKELKATLVLLVNDEECHRIKVSDHTPLSDDYFDQCDDGIQYKEFVKIGNGIISHDELLIVANKMFSSYPLLCGIVKDKYPFIFVDEYQDTQQQVVEILLDHLDKSKKTCVRGFFGDAMQSIYTGRGTVLDAYKEEGSLYEVKKEQNRRNPQLVIDLANKLRTDGLEQNPSGDLNAPNMSPEGKVKEGKIRFLFSNCENDGLNKAKAYSGWDFLDVEQTKELNLTHNLMADKVGFRTLMDIYDGDKVLAYCKRVKDYIKDSGIDEDFSGKTFHEVVDFLRPQGGKKVLPTKGMVTFFDTHSELLSIAMASDYNLISKLYVDKDQLLDDKKQDATEESKKGAKRDDLVRHLFRIQHNIYLYESAQYNEFIHMTDYRGKINSVAAKKVLKKNMKSLIEVGDKSIEDVIDEADLNGICRKDDRLAKFISSKSYLYNRVKDVKFSEFQKLYEYLEGYTPYSTQHKTKGTEFDNVLVVLDNGRWNKYNFVQLFDNSAGQTQSVLERTQKIFYVCCTRAKEDLAVYFHSPSEAVVNQAKIWFGEDNVINLDGLNG